In Carassius auratus strain Wakin chromosome 12, ASM336829v1, whole genome shotgun sequence, the sequence ATCCACTTACCTCTGCCTCTGTGTGCCATCCCTGACTACAACAGTCAAAATTATAATCAAGCAATTTACATGTGCTTagtcaacacattaaaataagtgtacttctttaaagcatgacaaaataatgatttataatgtaCTTTAACATATTTTTTGACATTACacaatacacttttaaaaagtgtaattaagtGTGTTATTAAATGTAGTCATAAAAGTGTGCTGTATTTAAGTACACTTAATCTGCAagcacagtttttatttatttattttaaaatatatataatataatgtaagcACACTTCTTCACAAGGCTTTGTTGTGTtgctttttatattatgtttattttttatgtcaataATAAAaggcttaatttaaaaaaaactgtgaaatatatcCTACACAAGTGACTACTATGCCCTgcagtcttaaaaataaagggtacaatcaaaaatatgtattaaaatatattattggatgggaaaatgaatgaatgaatgaatgaatgaatgaaaagggAACAAAATGCAAGTTTAAAGAATTTTACAGTCTCATGTCATCTGACAATCTTTTTACATTCCATGAGGAAAACTTATATTCTACTTCTTGTGAAAATGCCTGTGTGCTGTTGCTACTGCTGCTTTAAAGAAGCCAGCAATCAATAAAATACTGTAAGGAAGGGGAATACTGAATAGAAATGtccaaataaaatgttgatatcaaaatcattaaatttagagaataaagtcaatATGTTTCATAATAAAACTTATTAAATTTCTAGAAAAACAGTCTAGATAAAATCTTGAGAATAAAACTcattaaattatgagaaaaaaagttgtAATTAAATTTTgagaataaacatttaatttcgagaaaaaaaaaaatgtgtcattcaGAGTCAAATAGTGAAATACTTGTGTCATTCAGAGTCTAATAGTCAAATCAGTAGTGGCATAGATTGGAGAGTAATTCACAGGGATGTAGTATCCGATGTGATCAACTAGGGTTAGAAACTGTCTTTAGCTGAACTCATTTTTTATTTCTCGAAAGAAAAAgttgcacaaccaaccaagagaaccacagccttatgaggattgtcaagcaaaattgattcaagaattttatcaaacttcacaaggaatggactgggGCTGAGGTCGAGGCATACAGACATGTCAagaaatttggctacagttgttgcaatatgagttgaattactgaaatgaaatgaacttttccatgataatctaatttactgagatgcacctgtataaggAGAAGGTGGtgaaggaaagaaaacaaaacacataccATGTCGGTTTTCATTTGAATCCTTAAGTCTTTTAATCTCCATAGTATCCACTTAAAAATGAAGGCGAAAAGGATAGTGGAAAGCTCCTTTTAACGATCAGCCAGACACGATTAAAGGTCATGTGTGAATAtggccctaaaaaaaaaaaaaaaaaaaaaaaaaaaaaaaacagctgaccTTTGCCATCTCGGTTGAAGGGCTGCTAAAATGATATTTGGCATGTCAGTGGAGTGTGCATTTCCATCCAGACACGCATCCACTCAGCTATTCACATCAAAATATTGATTTTCATTCTCTGTTCTCACACAGGTTTTACCAAATCCTCATgctgagcacacacacatacacagcagtgaTCAGGCTAGTAATTGGGCCACATGGAGCTCTGAACACACACGCATGCAGTGCCCAGCAGTGTGAAATGAAACAAATGAGAGGTCAGCGGAGAAACAGATGATCTTTAGAGAGCAGAGGTCAGGGATCAGCGCTTCTGGCATGTACCACCTCTCTCTCATCCGcctgctttttaaaaacattgcaaattTAGCTGTTGGTACAATTCCCAAGATGTCCAGATGTTTAGTGCAGGAACAATTGTTTGGTGCACAAATCATCAaagatgaaaagagagagagaggggtggctCTATAACTATTCAGGAAAGAAAGGAAAACGTGTGATGAATTGTGGAAAGAAAAGTGGCTTTAACAGCCATGCTGGTTGTTTAGAGTGgagctattaaaataaaaagcaaatcaGAAAGAAGCAACCCAGGCTCACTGAAAAATTCTTTAAAAGTGAAATTTCAAGCAAGTGTTGCTAAAAGAATGTTcagtttatatgaatgttttattaCACTGGTTGGTATATGTATCACAGTAGTTCACACTaaaagtgttaacaaaagcacatttgaaataaaaaataataataaataaataacttgtgtTTTACATACTAACACATATTTATTACACTGCTCATAGGACTACTTCTGATCTGTCAATTGTAGCcatacattcaaatatttgtgtatagtgatgttaaaatagtttttcctagaaacgtctcggttacgtatggtaaccctagttccctgaaggagggaacggagacgccacgtcggtgaccgacaaatatgggatatcgcttcgatagaccaatctacttcgagtgtaaactaaatgagccaatgcacattggcatgcataccagtttttcactgaggagccgagctggggacccggcagctcagcggcagtacagcaaccatggcgacgggatgtggcgtctccgttccctccttcagggaacgagggttaccctACATAACCGAGACGCTCcatttcagtcggtcactctcgacgccacgtcggtgaccgacgaatatgggatccctatcaaagcgccatgggtgctgccccttccagtgccctgtgcgagccgcctgcgcccctattaggtgtaagCCGGGGCTCAGAACCAGTAGCTCCACTCACCGCtatcaaagcactacctcactgggtgagattgacgctgcggaagcccaatccttcccgaaggaggtctcagAGGCAAATACACATAGCGTCCGCTTAGGAGTATACTGAGAAATTTGAGGTTATTAAAAACCTTCTTGGGAAGGCAGAAttctgccggggaaacacaggctctaaggctataccgtggactatacacatacgagtaccgcttaggtttcaatatggaacccacccttccatggttctcatggatacatcatgaaggcctggtgcCGGACATTCCGCCAcgtccagctgcttagggtgatggaggatctcaacagagTCTACAGTACAAACACTCTGaagcagtttaagcaagccgacactaaccggggcctctcagtcccactacccgtttgaggtgagaacacaggaggatactggctctacacgaaggctaaaGAACCTaccgaacgtgttaggggtcgcccagcccgcagctctacaaatatctgtcagcgaggcaccgCGAGTCggtgcccaggaggatgcaacacttctagttgtgTGAGCTCACAACCTTAAAAGGGCAGGGCatatcctgagcctgataagccagggttatggcatccacaatccagtgggccatcctctgcttagagaagGAACTCCCCTTCTGCGGGCCTCCGTAACAGAAAAAGAGCTGGtatgaggtcctgaagctttgtttccggtctacgtagcaccttaatgcttgGACGGGACAAatcaaagccagggctgggtctgcctcctccaggagCAGCGCTCGCAGGTTCACCatttggtctttgaagggtgtagtgggaaccttgggcacgtagccaggtcAGGGCCTcgggattacctgggagtcagttGGCcagaactctaggcacgaatcgtcgaccgaaaatgcatgcaggtcccctaccctcttgatggaggccagtgcaagcaggagcagagttcagagctcaactgaatgcaaaggctcaagtgggccctgctgtagtgatttaagcactagagacaggtcccaagaggttatacaggggggccgggaaggatttaacctcctggcccctctaaggaacctgacgatgaggtcatgcttgcctaaagacttcccattcacagggtcatggtactCAGCAATAtcagcaacctggactttgagggtggagggagacagcctttgcTCCAGCCCTTGGTGCAGAAAGGAcagcacgaccgcaatcgggcatcttcaggggtcttctcggtgagaagaataCCACTCGACGAACAGGATCCACgtaagcgtgtctcgtagacggttctcttgccgaagtgatggtgtttgctacctcttggggtaggtcacctagaacctccgcgtcccttCCAGGGAccagtttccaaaggtctggacgtggatgccaaatggtgccccatctctgagtcagtagatccttcctcagaggaattggccaaggaggggctgtcgcaaggaacactagttcggggaaccaggtccgcaTGGGCCAATATGgcactactagcaagacttgctcctcgtcctcccggactttgcacagtgtctgtgcgagaaggctcactgggggaaatgcatacttgcaTAGGTACcgtggccagctgtgtgccagtacaTCCGTGctgagagttccctcggtcagggagtagaacaactggcagtgagaggtctctagagaagcaaacaggtctacctgagcggctctgaaccacctcccagctggaccgtcaggggatggagttgccattctcccaggagcattgctcaagacagctcgtcggctgtatgACTGAGCAAGCCTTGAATGTGAATGGcacaaagtgacctcagaaccttctgactccaaaggaggaggtggcgggcgagttgcaacATGCGACGAGAGCACAGACCACCTTGACGGTTGATGTACACAatggtcgcagtgttgtccatttggaccagcacatgcttgcctcgtaagagacctttgagacggttcaaggcaaggtgtgctgctaacaactctaggcaattgatgtgccactgcagctgcgggcccgtccaaacccctgagtcTGCATGCCCGGTGTACATGGCCCCCCAGCTGGTGGTGGAGGCAttcgtgtaaaccacagcatgcctggaaatctgctctaggggcacccctgcccagagaaatgcaagatctgaccaAGGAGAGAGGGTTTGGTGACAGGccagtgtaacttggacccggtgagtgacgcgcttccacgcccacctcgggactctgccataaagccagtgctggagggGTCTCAGATGTAATAGGCTGAGCGGTTATATGTAATAGGCCGCCGtggccacctcagcgtgctcgaatcgtgaccatcacccattGCCAGGTAACAactgcacccagaaacgcacagagacgcacccgtgaagctttTTTAGAGgaatttgctctttaggaaatgctctatTAGAGCTGCGGCacacaggggaattggccgcttgtatcacgacaggggtagtgcagcctgaagtgtgcaatccactcgaaACAGGAAGGACCGCcactgaagcgccgtctcgccaacacacaaagcttctgagagcgtgctgaactcgtagttcacagcagacacagttgagcagagcgataccaATGCTCGGctctgaagtgaaaagctggtatgcattgcaccttctgccttcttatactcacgcagtgatcagtggcagctggatgcaataattgcatgccaatgtgcattgtcttgtttagtttacactcgaagtacaTTGGTCTGTCGAAATGATATCCCATATTCgttggtcaccgacgtggcgttgagagtgaccgactgaaagggaaccaatTTTCTACATAACTGTGTTGGTTTAATctgtatttcatttatatttatgcaatatTACACAAGCAAGGCAACACATAGCAGTGGTGTTTCAGATgcataaatgtttttgaacaaatctgttAAGTACATGATTCAGTGAAAAGTGGCAAATCAAAAATATCAGCACCCCTGGAGTACCATTCAACCAATCAAATCCAAGGACCGGAactaattgttgttttatttgaacaACAGTTTAATAAGGAATAACTGACAATGAGATGTTGAATTACATATGGTGGATTATCCAGCTTGGTCATTTTCCAGCATGGAAAAGATAAAGctgtttttaatttgaatttgtttttgcaGGCTTTTTTTTACTACCTTGCTCCTGTAAAATGTTACATAGTAGCACAGTAgcagaatgtatttatttacattttattttttgttagtaatattacttttcctttttttttcttttttttctaaagctgCAGTTACTGTATCTTTTAAATAAGTGAAATAACTTTGGTGAAGTGGTACGAATATAATACTGTCAAGACCTGTCTGAAATTATTTTAGCTGTAATTTACTGAATTTTTAACTGCATAATTTACTGAAAAAGTGCAACATTTAGAACACCCATCAACCAATCAAAATCAGTCAAACAGCCCCATGATAGAAATATTTATGACTAACAATAAACTGACTGATATATGTTAATTTGTTGCCTGCAAAAAATACTATTATCAATCTGCAAGAGAATGATTATTTCTACCGACACATTTGAGGCAATTTGCATTGAACACCAGATTTATATAGAAGAATTGgatcaatttttttgttttctgtttcttcCACAGAATTAAAAAAGATAATAACGCTTTATATActacaattctgacattttttttcactGTCTATATCATTAAGTTAATATATAATTCAGATTTTCGCAAtacttttctcagaattgctaaatattaaattacaattatggGATCATGCAATTCAGAGAAGAAAAgccagaactgcgagatataaactcaaaatgagaaacaaaaaaaaagtcagacgtgaaataaaatctgaattgtaaGAGAAAGTTGTCATTTTGTAGACTAGAGCATGCATGCACTTCCTACCGCTTCATGTAAATGATGCATGCATCGAACTGTTtaataaagtcatattttttttttgttatttgcacacaaaaagtatttgcatagcatcataaaattatggttgaacccctgatgtcacatggattgtTTTATCGATATCCTTGCTACATTTCTAGACAGGGGAACATTTCAGTTATGttactgtctatggagggtctgagagctctcagatttcatcaaaaatatcttaatgtgtgttctgaagatgaacgaaggtcttacaggtttggaatgacatgagggtgagtaattcaagacagaaatttcatttttgtgtaaactatccctttaatgaggtTTGAAGAGACAGATTATTTGCTTCTGGAAAATGAATGTGGAGCgcctagagaaagagagagaaaactgcATAATGTTGTCATATTTTTCAGTCTTTCTGCAAATGAGACATTTGCATGCTAACACGAAACTTATATAGCCTATGTTTCtgtcccaaaaaaaacaaaaaacacaaacaaagaacAAGCACATAGCTTGCAAatctttattaaataatacagtttcaGTCAAAGATCTCCCAAAGAACCTTCTTTGTCAGATTTATCTTACTTTTTCTACATTACAAAACATTAATTCAAACTGTGTGCCAGCTACAACAGACTTTTATTCTTGCattgatatatatacataaaaaaaaaaaatgcatgacaggatatttttggcataaatatcCAGTGCAAGTCAGGGTGAATGCTAAGATTTAATGAATTGTGACAAGTGTCACTTTGCAGCAATATGGGCAGCTCAGGGTTTTGGCTTGTGGGCCCTGCAGAATGTGGCTTCATTGGCACCATGTGAAAAGAAGCTGCTACCTTCGATTCATCCTGTGTCACTAATCCCTTCAATGAAAATCTGATTTCATTCAGGCCAGTTTTGCTCTGACAGGCGTGAATCCACCCCAGTTTACCCTCTACGTGGGGTTTCCCTGAATGCACCCACCCCGTGCTGGTTTGATCTCAGCCTGCATCCTCGCCTCAATGAGGCGCTTCATTAGCTTTAATATGTGAAGTGTGCCAAGACCTACACAGCCACAACATGGCCAGGGAATGAATAACCCCTCCGTGAGCGAACTGAATCTTCTTTTGTTGCTCTTGAATATTGCAGTATGTAGAGTGTGTGTGTAGAGGACGGGGGGAAGGGGGGTTGCGCTGGCAGTGTGTGTTCCGTGCATAATTGGATTAGATTGAGTACTGCGGATGTCGCCTGTCAATTAGATCTTTATGAACTGTACTTTATTTCCTGAGAATATTTCATGTACAATAAGCAGATTATATGAACAGAGTAAAAGGCTTTAAATTAAACGGCTATTGCATATGCATTATTGCAAAAGTCATTAtaaacaataactaaaaaaataaaagtttagttaTTGGAATCTAGATAAAGTGATGagaaatacaattaaacaatttatttgtttgaagCCGATTGTTAATAAATGTTGTGAGTATCATTGCTCTTGtaatttcagttgtgtttttgtgtaaaaTTTGTATACCAAATATCataagaaggggggggggggggggtcactttTCAGATTATAGTACTATATCTTTTATGTATTATCCCTCTGGTGCtgttttaactttctttttttctttattcatcaGAATGGTATGAAACTTTATAGACTAGTGCATTGCTAGCACTTgctataagaaagaaagaaagaaagaaagaaagaaagaaagaaagaaagaaaactaactAACTACTGgacatgatttaaaaaattgtCACACCTGTACTGTTTACAGTCAAAAATGAATTTCATCTAGGGAAAATGTTTGGTTCTGTGCCCAAAAATAATCTTTCTTGAggttaatatgtatatattgatTAGATTCATGGCTTTAATGCAGTTttggaggaattttttttttttaaatattataatgtaaaaataacatttttactcATGAGCAATAATCTGCAAAATGCCATCTATCCACGGGAGAAATATATACACTGATATTATTACCAGTTCAGACACACTTGAATTTGATTCtcatgatctaaaaaaaaaaaaaaaaacacttctaaaCGTAATGGCTTTAGTTTGtacaattacattaaatatatatttttttgaaattcaTATTTCTCTGAAAgttcttttaattaaaactttaatattaaaacaatttttattattgtttttaatgaatgcatttgACTGAACATTGAAAGCAGTAGCCAACAAGTGTCATTTGTGTCATTTCATAGCTTTAAAGGCTGTACtctactacttaaaaaaaaaaaaggaaagtatgAATAAAATGAGGTGTGtaacaaacatttgtttattgAAATGCGTAGTTTTGGCAGAAAGACAGCAGTAATCTAAGTTTACCGGAGGGCCATCAGTGATCACTCACATGCATCTAATCCAGTTTTGATGAACTGGGTTAATAGACTCCATGTGGTCATTATCAAAGAGactcatttctattcatttctcAGCACACACGACCCTCACACACCCGCCCCTCATTATGTGTGGCCTTTCCTCAATAAATACAGCTCCTCTGTTCTCTGGAGGATCAGTTCATTCTCAAGTGTTCAGCATGCCCCATCCTGATGGCTCTTACACACAGTTCATCTGGAGAGAGGCAGACAGAGCCAGTTCGGACCAGTGTCCCAGAGCCGCATTGAGCTGGAGGGAGGAGAGGGTGAGCAGTGACCCGTGTGCTCTGGTCCAGCTCCGGCTGTCCGGACTTGCATATCCAAACGAAGACCAGAGTCACATCGCCCGAGCCCGGAGACGCCGCAGACTGGCTGCCAACGCCCGCGAGAGGAGGAGGATGCTGGGCTTGAATGTGGCCTTCGATCGCCTGAGGAGCGTCATTCCTAATGTGGAGAGCGACAGGAAGCTGTCCAAGTCTGAGACGCTTCAGATGGCGCAGATCTACATCAGCACTCTGAGCGAGCTGCTGGAGGAAAGAGACTGCCACCCAGATTCCAGTTACCCGATGTTGGCGCCGGGCGTGGAGGATCAGGCCATCGTGAAGGGTTCAAAGCCAACAGAAGAGACCAAACCAGAGCAGAAAAACATTCCAACCTGTAGGATAAGATCATATGTTGGGAATTTCGGGCATCCCAGTTGTTGTGATCCCAAAACACCTGAACTCTTAGTGGACTCTCACTATATGGAGAGGAGCAATGGAGCAAAATGACACTGACATTGCATTTTCAGCCTTTGTATTCAACAATTTTTTGAATTAATGTCTTGACATTTTGtagtgaaatataaaatattctggaattatatatttagcttttttaccctatataaataaatattttcagagGAAAAATCTCATCTTTGTCTCGAGTtcacaataaactttattttgatagtccactttaggcattctactaactataagcAACTTACAGTGTCGACTAGCtttcattagagtattagtagacctTAAACTGCTTAAGGTTAGTAGATATGTTGACGTACTTATAACATTGTAGTCAGAAGAACGTCTTTTGGggaacaatcaaaataaaatgtttgtagttATCAGTCTACTGATACACTAATGACTTGTAGTCACAAAGTTAGTCACAGTTAAAAGTTTAGTGGACTACAAAATAGTTTGTTAAAAAGTTGATTTCGTAGCATTGGGGAAAGtaaactttaaaagtaatgcCTTACAATAATCCCTAAAAAAGTACCTAATTACATTACTGTTACTTTTTATGCAAATTAATACTTTTGCTTTCTTGTGTAGGGCTGTCCTCGACTAAGGATTTTTCTGGTTGACTAGAAGTCGTTCATTTGAAGCATTATCGACTGATTGCAcgtttattaaagggttagttcacctgagaaggaaaattcatccatcttctgctcacctcgaagcatcctaggtgtatttgactttcttctttcagaattatccaatcagagttatattaaaaattgtctttgctcttccaagcctttcgaTGGGGAAGCGGGCGTttgttcagaagacgtgaaataaagtgcagtGATTTGTagggtaaaaataaaatgaaataaaataaaaataaaaaagtgttatttttgctTAGTATGGCTGAATTGGATCATCATAGGTCAGTAGCAAAGacactggttaataaaatggattaaacacaaattatatttgtctcatttaatatatatatatatatatatatatatatatatatatatatatatatatatatatatatatatatatatatatatatatatatatatatatatatatatataattatagcaGGCTTGTATAAGATTGAATttgactttttattcattttgaggaacATTGAATCGGCGCACACCATTTTGATTTCACCCTTCAATTTTCTCAgggtttttaacaaaataagagcaACCAATCAGCATGATCAGTACCCAAGTCCCACCCACTAAAGTTCCAGAGCAGAGACTGAAAAGTACTACCTCACTAGGAGGGACTTTTTGAGGGACAAatttttacctggaactttatttagatcctggttctTGCAGTGGAAACACCGGCACAAAGTCCTTACTTAGTTCCTGGGGAAAGATCCTGTGGTGGAAACCGGACTATAAACTCTTATTCCAATTGTATTGCGATTTGTATCACATATGTGACCCTTGACCTCAAAATTAGTCATAAgggtctgttttttttctttttattgagatttatacatcatctgaaagctgaataaataggcTTTGCATTGATGTagggtttgttaggataggacataTTTGGgcgatacaactattagaaaatctggaatatatgagggtgcaaaaaattaaataatttttgataattatCTAAATGATAatcttgacccatacaatgtattgtaggctactgctataaatatacctgtactacttatgactggttttgtgggtCATATATTTGAATCGATTTCATCGGTTCATCGTTAAAGTTACATCCCTACTCCTGATTTCTCTTAAAAAGGAAACCCAAGAGCTCAATACATGGCAAACAAGAAACTGCCATTACTTAATTGAAAAAGTAACTCCGATATTtcattctaaattaaaaatttgtgttactttactagtaaCTTAAAGAAGTAATTTATGTAAAtcacgttacttgtaatgcattacccctaACATTTGTAGCAACAGTAATAGCCTTGTAATATCAGACGCCAATAATGACAAGTAAAAAGTACTGAAAGTAGCAATTTTATTTGCGTTAAAATTATATACAAGTAACCAAAGACATTATTTTGAAATTGGTACAAATTTCATGTTCCTGCAGTAGGCTTTTCGAATACTCTTACCTCAAAAAACACAACTGAGAAAAATGcggtataaaataaaatgattggaTTCAGAAAAGTAGTCTATCTAGTTCTCCAACAGCCAATATTTACATGAGTATTTACAGTCTGTGTTGCTTCATTCAGTTCCCCACTGTGTGAATACGATCCTGTTGTGATGTTTGGAGCTCGGATACAGACTGTAGGACAATGCCCAGAACAGCCTAGAAAACACTCACAACTTCTAGTGTTCCGTGTAACAGAGTGAACCAAAACAGTTAAGCGTTGAGGGGAAAAATGATCCCTAGCTTGGCTTTCATTAAGCTGTGTGCACTGAAGTTATTTCAGTCTATTTCAGTCATGAACAGCAGCAAAACACCTGCTGAAGGCGATCGCTTTAGAAGGCAAACTAACAACAGAGTGCTTCTGAAAACAACCTTGAGAAGATCAGAACAAGTTTGGGTCAAAATTGAAAGCTACTGGCCTTATCAGAGGGATGTCAAGTGCTAAATCCAatcttgtaaatatatattaaaaaaacaccaactataaacaaaacaggaCTTTTTCGGTATGTAGTTTATGACAAACTCTTGAAATGTAGCGTGAAGGTTTGTTGTGTGGCTCACTTGAACGATCCACATCCAAACCCAAGGTCACAGCTCGACGGAAACCAGCATTCATCGAAACGGTTATTGCATTTATCTTTAATTCTCACATCAACTTCGGCTCTAACCAAACCTCAGTAACAGCGTAAGCAGAAGAATTTCCACTGAACTCAGGGTTACCATGTAGCCACGACCCAAACCCATGGATGACATTT encodes:
- the LOC113112235 gene encoding neurogenin-1-like; this translates as MWSLSKRLISIHFSAHTTLTHPPLIMCGLSSINTAPLFSGGSVHSQVFSMPHPDGSYTQFIWREADRASSDQCPRAALSWREERVSSDPCALVQLRLSGLAYPNEDQSHIARARRRRRLAANARERRRMLGLNVAFDRLRSVIPNVESDRKLSKSETLQMAQIYISTLSELLEERDCHPDSSYPMLAPGVEDQAIVKGSKPTEETKPEQKNIPTCRIRSYVGNFGHPSCCDPKTPELLVDSHYMERSNGAK